Genomic window (Verrucomicrobiota bacterium):
TTTATGGAACAAGTCGAGGCTTTGGCCGAGGGCGGGGTGGACGGATTTGTCTTGGAGACCATGGCGGAACTCGCCGAGGCGGAGATTGCCTTAAAAGCAGCTAAAAAAATCGGGAAACCGGTGGTTGTCTCCATGGTTTTTGACTCGGGGCGTAATCGTGATAGGACCATGATGGGCGTGACCCCTGAGCAGGCCGCACTACATTTGACCGAGATCGGAGCGGATGTCATCGGAGCAAATTGCGGCCACGGGATCGAAGGATTCCTCGGGATATGCCAAAGAATGAAAAGCAATACAGACCGTCCGATCTGGATGAAAGCCAATGCGGGCCTGCCTGAAATGGTCGATGGCAAGACTACCTATGGCACATCCCCCGAGCAATTTGCACAAAAGGCAACATTACTCCTCGAGGCCGGGGCCGACTTTATCGGTGGGTGTTGCGGGACCAGTCCGGAATTCATCCGCGCCCTCAAAGCGCAATTTGCGCCTGTATAACATTTGCAAAAGGTCATAAGGCAAAAAGCCCCGGAGCGATTTCGGGGCTTTTTATTGGGAAAAAT
Coding sequences:
- a CDS encoding homocysteine S-methyltransferase family protein, which encodes MSGDNSSASYDLEMSLNLLTLLNQKPVITDGAWGTQLQALGLAPGQCPEDWNLIHEDRVRDVAASYVSAGSQIILTNTFGGTRTILERHGLEDRVREINRAGAEISRAAAGLASLVFASVGPCGKMIATGDIEPSEMEKVFMEQVEALAEGGVDGFVLETMAELAEAEIALKAAKKIGKPVVVSMVFDSGRNRDRTMMGVTPEQAALHLTEIGADVIGANCGHGIEGFLGICQRMKSNTDRPIWMKANAGLPEMVDGKTTYGTSPEQFAQKATLLLEAGADFIGGCCGTSPEFIRALKAQFAPV